A stretch of DNA from Acanthopagrus latus isolate v.2019 chromosome 7, fAcaLat1.1, whole genome shotgun sequence:
atttccaGGGACTCCTCAGCATCAACAGGGGCTGAAAACCTGCGGTCATCCCAGAACGGCCAGCTTCACCCCCGACAGGACTCCCCCAGCAACAACATCCTGTTACTGAGCCAGAAGAAGAGCATGAAGAAGAGGAATCGGCGCATCCTCGACAACTGGATCACCATCCAGGAGCTGCTGGCTCACGGCTCGAGGTCGCCGGACGGGAAGAAGATCTACaaccctctgctgtctgtgacCACCGTGTGATCTGAggacagggaggaagaagagaaaagagggacgACAGTGATGATACAAACTGACAGAACAAACGATGAATCAGATTCATGTGAGCTGGAAGGAGGATGAAACCGGTTAATGACAGAGGGAACCACTTtggagaaaagaggggaggtTTAAAAGATGAAAGATAGGTGTGATCTGCTTTAAACTGTCCACTGAACAGACTTTTATGGCAAGTACAAGCAGAATGACAGAGGGGAGAGACGGAGATACAAAGAAGTAAGGTGACGGTGGACTGGGAGGGAAGAAAAGTGCAGCAGGAGCCCTGAAAACATCTGGAATAACCctgaaaacctgcagaaacctGAAACATCTTGTGTACCTTTGTTTTGCAGGAGGTCTacaatgtaaagaaaacacttgTCGACGTCCCCTCAAATGtagtgaaaacacactgaaggaggaggaacatCTGTGAAAGGAAAATGTCCCGTGGTGAGACTCTTCTCTGAACCAGGAGGCCTCAGGACTGAGGCGCGTCTGCATAAACGTGTTCTGACTTTAGCAAGAAGTTTGTGCCGATCCTGGGACTTGATGAATCTTCCTCGTTATATTGACTGCGTGCTGTACGGACACTGATGTCTTCATCAGAATATGTAGATGAAAAACTTTGAGAGAAGAACTTTTGAATTTAACatagtttgttttcatatttaaagaaaagttACAGAAGATTCAGGGTTAAATTTGGAGTgattaaacagattaaaacaacagatgtaCAGATGTTTATGTCAGTGACGACTGGGCAGACAGTATTACTGACcaacagtcagtgtttgtgcataaaacaacacatccaCACTTTTATATCTCCCTGTTAGATCTCATTGATCCGTGACGATCATTCTGTTACAGGAggttttcttttacttctcacttgtctttttatttacaggtgtgttatttgtgttatttcccagaatgcctttgGAGAGTCCTGCAGGGAAACACGAACACCTGACCCTCGCGTTACACAGTTTATTCCACGAGCAGACGTGggtctcttctctgaggaaCTCTTCCTGTATCGCcacattttttcaaacacatttttttgccatattacattttaaacaattttaaCTCTgaattttgttgcattttttttcctcagcgaCAGGATTGTTCACAGTGTTGGTTTGGACCTCAGAAGGCCGGTCGTGTCCATCGTTGTGCTGGACACATATAAAATGAGATTAATACCGAGTTACGACATGCATGAATTAAGTATTGAACGTTGTGGATTATCGGACGTAAGTCTTGAATCTAAAGTGGTGTAGTGTACAGAGCCTCGTGCAGACATTTTCTgtggtgaaaaatgtgaaaaaatgctgagtaaatttaaattaaaatgaagtgaaacGTATGAAGTGTTCCCTGGTTTTTCTTTACCTCTAACATCTGTTCAGTGTTCAGCGGTGGCAGTAAATGTGCAGTTTGATTGGAGACGGAGAGACGAGGACAGTAGCAGAGAATCTGTCGTGTTCGTGTCCACTCAGTGTGACGACACTGATCTAAATCCCTCCTCCACTGCACTGATGAGAGAGGGAACATGTGTAATAGGCTGAACGCAGGTTTCAGAATGACAGAGGGGAAAATGAGACGTTCAGCCCAGTGAGTAACAAGCTCAGGGAGTTGTGAGAGCAGCGGGGAGGGAAGGAAGAcgaggaagatgaggaagacgaggaagacGAGGATGGGGGGCAGCAGGACGAAGGTAATGAAGGAGGATGAGAGCACTGAaccaagagagagaagaaaataagaaatgacaGGAAGTTGTAAAGGCCGATTCTTCTTCGGggccacagagaggaaagacaaattaaaggaGGGTAAACGACAGAAGAGAGGCGGTAAAGAAAAGATGAGAGACAGCGTGTTGGccgagagagaaagaaactcaaagacactttacaggttaaaaagcagaataataataataaaaacaacacagacatgttGGTTCTGCCTCACACGGGGCACCATGTGTTGGGCCTTGCATCACACAAGGCACAGTGAAGTAGCgtttatgcaacattaaaagGGAGCGTTCAGTAATAATTAACGATCAACAGGGATAATTGTTAATTATGATAAACAACACGAaagttgaaaacacacaatctaacTAAGATCTTGAGGGCAGGCAACCCCgtggggagatggagaggagcccTTGAGGGTAAGAAGTGGAAGGAGCAGAGGGCGTCAAGTGAGCGAGGAGAATCACAACCAATCTcttcatctgtgggtcccaACGGACAGAAGTTAAACATTAAAGCTTTTTAAACTGATGTGATCACAAGTGTGGGTGAGCAGGCGAGCAGCAGAGTTCTGGACCTGTTGGAGTTTATTCAAGAGTTTGGATGGTGTGTCGTGGAGGATGTTGTTTTCTAGTATTCAGTCCTGTGTGATGACGGTGTGATGATCAGggtttctgcagcagagaaggagaCACCTGGCCATTTTCCTCATATGACTCACAACTAACCAGTAACATGGGTTTCTCTACCTTCAAATCCTGATCCACCTTTATCCTCCTAACTACTGGACTTCTAGGGGAATTTCAGGTCACATCTCCTTATCCTTAATTTGGCATAAACAAAGTAATTTGTTAACATTATCTTTGGATCAGACACAGGAAACATCCAGGCGGGTCACTCTAAATGCTACTGACTGGCGCCAGGCCTTACGTAATATCCTGTTTTGCACAATATCTAAGTTGATTTAGGACATTTAataggaatgtgtgtgtgtgtgtgtgtgtgtgtgtgtgtgtgtgtgtgtgtgtgtgtgtgtgtgtgtgtgtgtgtgtgtgtgtgtgtgtgcggttttATCTGCACAATCAGACGCATCGAACTAAAGAAacgagcctgttttgaaaatgtgagaaggagaaagttcaggtaTTTGTGTTCAGCTGTAAAGAAAACACGTTGTGCTTCATGACTTCCCACCTCTGATGAGTGATGAGCAGTAACTCAGTCTGTGGACAAACCAGACAGACCACCTTTTCCTAAGGAAATGATTTTAATTACTTTAAGTACTCCTTTTTCCTCCGTTATTCCTTAGAAGtgaggcattaaaaaaaaaagagcaggaaaTACAAGATGACTTCCTGAAAGTATAAATGAAAATTATAAGATGCAGGTTTGACAGAAATCATGAAACTAAAGCAACTTCCAGTTCCTGTTTGATCAGACGGACAGAGTGGAAGGAGTGAAGTGACATCAGGATCGAACTCAGGATGAATATCCACCACGTTCTGTTATTCTGCTTCATCTCAGGTGAGGAGTgattacctgtctgtctctttaacgCAGCACCACACGCTGCTTTAGGTCGATTTTATTTGTAGATTTGTTTGAATGTTCAGTGACACACGTTTTACAGTTGCTGTGTTCTACCACAGTTTAATTCTAACTAAATATTCAGCAGTCATGTTTTGCTGTTGCTCCAGCTGATACAGAAATGATcatctgtgttctgtgttcatctttccagcagctctgtgtggagACACCGGGCTCGTCAGCGcaaaactcaacatttttacTGGAGCTGAGGGAACAAGTGGCTCAATTACATGCTACATATCtcagcataaaaaaatgaagttcTTGTGTAAAGAAGAATGTAAAGGAGAAGGTATTCTCATTAAAACAGTAGATATCAGGGCTCAGAATGGCAGATTCAGCAttgaatataaaagaaaatcttcTGGAAGAGGAGTTCTGACTGTGACCATCACAAACCTGACCAAGTCTGACGCAGGACGGTACAGGTCCGGTTTGGGCACAGATCTGGTTCTAGACTCATACCGGGATTTTGAGATCAGAGTTTCAGATGGTGAGTTTTTACAGGAAGTCTTTAAACTGGTTTATTTAATTGATTCAATAATGTAGGAATATTTCTtttatgttgatttaaaaataacagaatataTAATTAATGTTTGATAACAGATTGTATGAAAAACCTTGTGAAGGAAAGCAtgaaatttatttttaaaaaagaatcaatgatttatacattttaaagacatttgtgATTTGTAGTTCTGGATGATATTGATAGAATAAGTAATCAGATTATGGGAAGAATTTTAGTCATTTATGTTGTATGAACTTTCAGGGCAGCTCTCAGTGAGGATCTGTGATCAGACTGCAGCATTTCACAGACAGTAACTGTTGACTGTTCCTCTTTTCAACAGAACTGCCATTTCGAAACACTGGTTTTGTCCGTACAGATATTGAAGGAGAGAATATCACATTCGGATGCAGCGGGACAGTTTACAAAAAGCAGAAGTTCCTGTGTAAGGACgaatgtaaaacaaaagaggacATTATCATTGAAACTAATGGCAACAGAACTCAGAGAGGCAGATACAGCGTTGAATATAGAGAAGGATCTACATTTGGACTCTATGTGAACATCACAAATGTGAGCAAGTCGGACACAGGATGGTACAAGTGTGGCTACGGCAGAGCTTTGTCTCCACATTCATTCTACAAATTCTCGATCTTCGTCATTGATGGTGAGTGTTTATTAAAATCACACGAATACAGTGTGTTGCTTAAGTTAACTGATATGCCTGTCATCCAATCTGTTTTCTTAATAGAATTTCTTTCCTCCATAAGTGATCATGAAATACATCTTCGCtttcattgtcatttcattGTCCACAGATCCGTCCAAACCAAACCGGACTCCTCAGCCTTTTTCAACATCCGTCCCATCAGCCTCCACACCAACAGCGCAGAGTTTAAACCTCAGTTCAAGAAGTTTCACCACCTCGTCGTCTTTCACTAGAAACACCAACCAGCCGTCAGCTGCAGGTAGAGTTCATGAAGACTGCTGACCATCAAATTCCACCTCAGTCTCAACTTAAATTTTACAACACAGATGTTTTCCTCACAGCAGTAATAGAGTAATAGGAAGTTTAATGACGCAACACTCACCAGGTTTTAtacatcatgaaaacaacaagacacattttcttgCAACAAGGAAATAAATTGcagtcatttttcttctttttggacCCTGTGcacacctcccctcctcccagTCAGTGTCCCTCACCCAGGTCATGTGTTGCCTCTGGCTGTTTCACTGTTGGTTGCTTTTCTGCTGATCTATTTCCTGTACTGTGGAGGAGCTCAGTTAAATCCATCATTAAGAAATGAAAGGAATACGGAATATGGAGCAGACTGTCATCACAAACTGAGTAGCAGTGCAAGAAGGAGACCAGTGAGGGAGGCCACCAAGACACCTGTGACTACTGTGAAGGAATTcaaagcttcagcagctgagctgGGAGACACTCTGCTTACAACAACTGTTTCCTGGGTTAATCACTAGTCAAAGCTTTGTGAGAGTGTGGCAAAGACAAAGCCACTGTTGAAGAGTGTGGAAGAGACCAGCGTCTCAGTGTCTCTTTGACATCCTTCATAAGTCCCGGCCACAAGAAGTGTTGATGAGGGAACAGCAACGTGTGTTGATCTCCAGGATAGCAGGTTAATTTGCAGGAATGCTCCCACTTAAGTACCCGCGAACTTACCACCTCAGGTACAAACAGGCAGTTGTTGGGACCGGAACCAGGTTCTGGAGTGACTTGCTGAGCCTCGCTCACCAGTGTTTTATCTCCCCGATGGCTGTCCCGACAATCCTGGAAGAAGGCATGATTGGTTTAGGGTCTGAGGGTGACGAATCTGGTGAGAAGAGTCGGTACAGGAGCCAGGGCAGTAGAAAGAGGGTATAGTTGAATCGGGTTACGTAGAGGGACCAGTGGGTCTGCCTGGAGTTCAGTCATACAGCAGAGCGTAGATAGGAGGGGTTCTTGTCACTGGTCAATGTAATAAAGAGCAGTTGGGAACCCTTCAGCCAGTGATGCCACTGCTAACAGCTCTCTATTAACAACATCGTAATTCCTTTCTGCTTAAAAGAGGCGCTGTAAGAAGAAGACCCAGGGATGTAGTCCTCATAAGAGCACGTCGTGTTGAGAGAGGACCACTCCTACCCCAGAATTAGAGGAGTCAACTTCAACCATGATCTGCAACCTGGGATCCAGGTGCTTGAGAACTGGGGCATTAGTGAACAGTCTCATGGGCCTAAGGAAGGCTGACTCAGCCTCAGGGGACCAAATGAAGGGGGAACAGGTCGAGGTAAGCTGGGTGACGGGGCAGCCACTCTGCTGTAATTATGGATGAATCCCCAGTAGAAATTAGCAAAACCCAAGAAACGTTGCAGCTGTCAACAGGAAGTAGGCGTGGGCCAGTCCTCCAATGCTCTTATTTTGGTGGGGTCCAGTTTGAGCTGCCCCTGCCCCACCACGTTGCCCAGGAAGTTTCTCGCTGGGGGATGAAACTCACACTTATCTGACTTGACAAACAGTTTATTCTCTAGCAATCTCTGTAGGACCAAGCCTTCCTGCTGTTCTTCCATGGAGTGAGAAAACCAACATGTCGTCTAGATAGACAAACATAAAGAGCTTTAGCACGTCTGGGAGGATGTCATTAATAAGAGCCTGGAATACAGCTGGTATTCCTacactttgttatttttgttcatatttacaCTCATTCGTACATGGTGGATTTCTCTGCATCAGTATTTATCCAgtaattttttatttctttgtcttttttagcGTCCACAGATCCGTCCAAACCAAACCGGACTCCCCCACCTTTTTCAACATCCGTCCCATCAGCCTCCACACCAAGAACGCAGAGTTTAAACCTCAGTTCAAGAAGTTTCACCACCTCTTTGTCTTTCCCTAAAACCGCCAACTATCCGTTAGCTCCAGGTACGGTTCAAAAAGACTGCTGACCATCAAATTCCACCTCAGTCTCAACTTAAATTTTACAACAAAGATGTTTTCCACTCAGAAGTTCAAAGAGTAAGAGGAAGCTGAATGACATAACACTCACCAGGTTTTATGCATCATGCAAACCACGTGAGACACATCTTCTTACAAGgaaataaattataataattatccTTATTTGTgtacacttcctgtctctctctctctctctccagtctgcTCCAGTGCCCCTCACCCAGGTTACATCTGGGTTCTGGTCATTTTACTGGCCGTTTTACTGGTCGTTATTTCTGTGCTGATCCTCTGCATATGGAAGATGAGGAGGGACTTCAGGTCAAGCAGAAGATACACAGAGGTGACTTTCTCAGAATCCACATGCTGTCCTTGACAGTTTCTACCACTGCaccaagaaacagctggaaaaagaCTAAAATTTAATGGTAGATTAATTAGAAAATCTGGGATTTCTCGGCTGTTTCTGACACAATTGGTCTGTGAATTTACACAGAAGTAGAACAAAGCAGGCGTTGATTTTGCCATCTGAATCAGTCTTTGCATGTAGTACAGGTTGGTGtatgctgctctctgctggacaACAGCATGATAATTCTGTttataatgagaaaaaaatcatttggtcagaaaaaaaagacagtaaatCAGGACAACCAAAAAGACACTGAGCTGTAagacaacagaacaaaagaccAGTTGAGAGGCATCAAGACCAGCAGTCCTCACTCCTTTCTGTTGCTGGCACAGGAGATATTATGCACTTGTCCCAGTCCAGGTGCATCTCATTGACCAATCAGGAAGTGGCACACCTGTGCAGAGCaagagaggacaggaggggaACAGGAGCAAGTGGCACAGGGACACAGACAGCACTGAAAATACTCAAAATACATACATGAAAGTAAATACATGCAAACATGTTGTACTTCATGTTGTTTCCTTCTAGTGCCAGTTCacacgaaaaacaaaaaacctgacACTTTCCACCGAGCCGGTGTAGACCATACTCCCCGACTCATTTTCCCACATTTCCTGCATGAACAAGCACCTGACAACAGTGGTGAGAAAAATGGCTTtaaacaggcagaaacctcgaGCAGAACTGGACTCAGTGGTGcctcattttaaaatgagaattATAAAGAGCCTTAACTCGACATTTAATGGCTGCTGTGCTCTTTAACTCTCACCAGCTGATGATCCAAGAGGAAGACCtgtaaaataaagcagcagcatTGGTCCAGAATCACACAGTACGATCAGGTGAACATGTTTTATCTCAACAGAACGGACACACAGCACAAAGTTCAGGTCGAGTCAGTTTCATCACCAAATCTTAGCAGAAGTTCTCTGAGggcattttcaaaacagcatCCAGGACCGGCTCACACACAGTGGAAGTTCTGTTCCTGTGAACTTACAAAATAATGTTACATATTTATGATATGTTTACTCGTGATATTCAGATGTTATCTCTATACTGTTAGTAGACTGCTGGTTAGCTTGGTGTGTTGTAGAGCAGATAAACTCAGTGTTCAGgcctttatttacatgttttatgttgtgtgacGGGTTTTAGAGAGACAGACTTAGAGGACAACACATAAATCAGCCTCCAAGATTTATCTTTCACACGTTATCTGGTCTGTTGCAATGTCTACTGCTGTACAACAGCTGtgctgtcatttcctgtcacctTCGGTAAAGCTGCAGATCTTATTTTCAGATCCCTGTCACTGATAATGAACTGGCTCCAGCCTCCACATGTGAAGACTCCACCAACAGAACCTGCAGTGACTAGAAGCAAACCTGCACCACTCACACATACAGCACCCAGATTATCTTTAGGTTCGGGATCTGTATTTGTTACTACCATGTCACTAATGTGTTGACCTTTTAATTCAATAAAAGCACTAATACCACACTGTGAATATACTCTGTTAAAAGTCCTACAATTACACTGTTACTGCAGTAAAATTATGTAAGcataatcaggaaaatgtgcttaaagtgtgaaaagtaaaatgttCCCTGTTACTGTTTCATTGTGGATTAATCTGCTGAATATTGAGGTTGATAAATCATTTAGAATATTAGATTAATAAAGTGATGCAGGAACACAACTCTATAACGTACTGTACGTTTGTATTTCTGTGAAAATAAGAGACTTTAAATAACTCATGGTGTCAGTCTGTGAGATGAGGTAAAGTTcatgttcaagttcaagtttgaAGTTTCGTTCTGATGCTCGGATATTTctgtgtctcttcctctttttctctgtcagtctgaggaggacagTAAAGAGACGACCTCTGCCTGACACTGTGCTAACTACTGGGTTTTCAGTAGCGTTTCTACAGCTGGTGAAATGAATCATGTTGACTGTGGCGGTTTCTAAAAGGATCAGTTCTGCACTGACTCCAGACCAGAAACTGAGCTGAACTCAGGAGTCAGCTGAACTGTAACTACTGAAAACTTGGTCCAGTTACAACGGCAACAACAATAATCCTGCCataaagcaagaaaaacatAGTTCAAAGTTTTATCTGTTATTCTCAATATTAACTGAACATGTGTGTTAAAATTCTTACATTATGCTGGAAGTATGATGTAAGATGTAGAGGAGCCCTGTGGAACTGATGGTACagtacagaagccctgagagaGTGTTATTTTCTGATGAACTCTgatctaaattattttttatttcatatttatgattTGTGATTTGGTGGGAAAAACAGTTTTGCCAGGAAAAACTTTATAAgcttctttatgttttttttccatcagtgtaaAAATATGAAGTTTGAATTGTTTATTTGCTTCTACGTGGAAAcgagtgaacaaaaaaaaaagtagcattcGCACTCTCTCATTTTTCAAGCTTTCTAAATTATAAAATCGTAAATATACatattctatatttttactTGGTtccacacaggaaaaaaaacatttttggctgAGTGTCACTGTTTGAAGAAGTGTGTGTACAGTCTCACTCTGTAGGAGACTGTGGCTAATTACACTTTTACTATCAAAGCTAATCAGAACAGCACCTCTGCCATAAATTCCACCTTTGCACAGTCTGAAATGGCGTCCATCTTTATTTCTCAGCTACAGAGacttgttgctgtgtgtgtcagggttgtAGTTCACGCCTTTCTTGACAAAAAAAGATTGTGATAACCTCAGATGTCTCAGTTCCCCTGAGTACTTCTTCATTCCTTTAACTAATTTATTCAGAACAGGAAACAAGAGGGGAAGGTACGAAATAAGAAGTATAAAGTTAAACTAAAGCAACGTCAGTTTTTTGTTAGATATGACAGCCAGAGTGGAAGGAGTGAAGTTACAGAGACACTTTTGTCTCCATCAGGATCGAACTCAGGATGAATATCCACCACGTTCTGTTCTTCTGCTTCATCTCAGGTGAGGAGTgattacctgtctgtctctttaacgCAGCACCACACGCTGCTTTGGGTCGATTTTATTTGTAGATTTGTTTGAATGTTCAGTGACACACGTTTTACAGTTGCTGTTTTCTACCACAGTTTAATTCTAACTAAATATTCAGCAGTCATGTTTTGCTGTTGCTCCAGCTGATACAGAAATGATcatctgtgttctgtgttcatCTTTCCAACAGCTCTGTGTGGAGACACCGGGCTCGTCAGCGCAAGACTCCACATTTTTacaggagctgagggaggaagGGGTTCAATTTCATGCTACCTGTCTCGGCCTAAAACTACAAAGTACTTCTGTAAAGAAGAATGTGAAGCAGAAAACACTCTCGTTAAAACAGTAGATATCAGGGCTCAGAATGGCAGATTCAGCACTGAATATAGAGGAGAATCTTCTGGAAGAGGAGTTCTGACTGTGACCATCACAAATCTGACCAAGTCTGACGCA
This window harbors:
- the LOC119022476 gene encoding uncharacterized protein LOC119022476 isoform X3; this translates as MNIHHVLLFCFISAALCGDTGLVSAKLNIFTGAEGTSGSITCYISQHKKMKFLCKEECKGEGILIKTVDIRAQNGRFSIEYKRKSSGRGVLTVTITNLTKSDAGRYRSGLGTDLVLDSYRDFEIRVSDELPFRNTGFVRTDIEGENITFGCSGTVYKKQKFLCKDECKTKEDIIIETNGNRTQRGRYSVEYREGSTFGLYVNITNVSKSDTGWYKCGYGRALSPHSFYKFSIFVIDDPSKPNRTPQPFSTSVPSASTPTAQSLNLSSRSFTTSSSFTRNTNQPSAAASTDPSKPNRTPPPFSTSVPSASTPRTQSLNLSSRSFTTSLSFPKTANYPLAPVCSSAPHPGYIWVLVILLAVLLVVISVLILCIWKMRRDFRSSRRYTELMIQEEDL
- the LOC119022476 gene encoding uncharacterized protein LOC119022476 isoform X2 yields the protein MNIHHVLLFCFISALCGDTGLVSAKLNIFTGAEGTSGSITCYISQHKKMKFLCKEECKGEGILIKTVDIRAQNGRFSIEYKRKSSGRGVLTVTITNLTKSDAGRYRSGLGTDLVLDSYRDFEIRVSDELPFRNTGFVRTDIEGENITFGCSGTVYKKQKFLCKDECKTKEDIIIETNGNRTQRGRYSVEYREGSTFGLYVNITNVSKSDTGWYKCGYGRALSPHSFYKFSIFVIDDPSKPNRTPQPFSTSVPSASTPTAQSLNLSSRSFTTSSSFTRNTNQPSAAASTDPSKPNRTPPPFSTSVPSASTPRTQSLNLSSRSFTTSLSFPKTANYPLAPVCSSAPHPGYIWVLVILLAVLLVVISVLILCIWKMRRDFRSSRRYTEIPVTDNELAPASTCEDSTNRTCSD
- the LOC119022476 gene encoding uncharacterized protein LOC119022476 isoform X1, producing the protein MNIHHVLLFCFISAALCGDTGLVSAKLNIFTGAEGTSGSITCYISQHKKMKFLCKEECKGEGILIKTVDIRAQNGRFSIEYKRKSSGRGVLTVTITNLTKSDAGRYRSGLGTDLVLDSYRDFEIRVSDELPFRNTGFVRTDIEGENITFGCSGTVYKKQKFLCKDECKTKEDIIIETNGNRTQRGRYSVEYREGSTFGLYVNITNVSKSDTGWYKCGYGRALSPHSFYKFSIFVIDDPSKPNRTPQPFSTSVPSASTPTAQSLNLSSRSFTTSSSFTRNTNQPSAAASTDPSKPNRTPPPFSTSVPSASTPRTQSLNLSSRSFTTSLSFPKTANYPLAPVCSSAPHPGYIWVLVILLAVLLVVISVLILCIWKMRRDFRSSRRYTEIPVTDNELAPASTCEDSTNRTCSD